The genomic region GGAGGGCAAAACCGGTGTTATTGATCTCTCCCGTACCGAAATTTATAAACTGAAAAGTACGGATAATAAAGGTTTTTTTGAATTTTTTGAATCGGTCTTGCGGGAAACGGAAAGCATCCAGCCCAAAATTCTGGTCGATATATCCTGTTTTCCGCGCCAGTGGATTGGTGCTTTGCTGCATTGTATGTTCATTACCAATCTTGACCGTTCAGAGGCTCATATTCTCCTGGCTTATTTTCCTTCTTCCTTTTATATGCCTCCCCGTATCAAAAAGGTGCGGGAGGCAAACCTGCTCATGGATTTCGAATGGAGCAGAAAGCGCGACCTGCCTGTTGCCTTGCTCATGATACTTGGCTATGACAATCATGCGGCACAGAATCTGATCGACCGGCTGAAACCAGATAAGGTTGTTGCCTTATATACTGCGCCCGACTTTGATAAAAGAATTACTGAAGAAATTGAAAGGAGGCATAAAAGGCTGATTGCGTCCCTGCCTCCGACGCAGGTTATAACATATCCCCTGCAAAACCTCCATAAAGTAAATGCTGTTTTTACTTCCGAGATTTTACGTTATCGGCTTACCCATAAAGTTTACATAGCTGTAATGGGTCCCAAAATCCTTACGGCCCTGTCTCTCGTTTTGCAGATACGTTACCCTGATGTAGAGGTTTGGGATCCCGGCGATATCGATTTGCATCCGAATCCTGTTCCTTCCGCTTTCCCTCCTCTTTTATACTATCTGCATTTCGAACAGACAGAAGATTTTTAAAAAGTTTCCTAAAAAGGCTATCTGTGGTAAATGCCTGCACCCGCAATCCGGCGATAGCGCAGAGCATAGAGGGTAAAGCGTAGAGAGAACTTATGCACTCCATTTCTTTATGCTTTACGCTCTGTTTCAGTGTTCCATAGTTTCATGGTTCCGGAGAAATAAGAGAAATTAACTACTTCCCCCGTCAGGGGATGGATTCCTTTACGATCAAAAGTTGGAACAAGGTGTGAACATTGTACACCATCAGTTGTTTTTTAGGCAGAAAAATCATAACTTGTATTGAATTAACTTTTAATAAAAATGGCTTTGTTCGAAATCAAAATGCCCAAAATGGGCGAAAGTATTGAAGAAGCAACTATTACCAAATGGTTTGTCAAGGAAGGTGACATGGTTCAGGAGGATGATGTCCTGCTGGAAATAGCTACCGACAAAGTGGACAGCGAGATTCCATCACCTGTTGCCGGAAAAGTTGCAAAAATTCTTTTTAAGGTAAACGACCTTGTTCCTGTTGGTAAAGTTGTTGCCCTGATTGACACAGAGGGAGGTGCCGGAACCACCGGGTCATCAGCTGCTGCGACATCAGTTGTTGAAGAAACTAAACAGCCGGAAGCACAGCCAAAAGCACCTGCCAGCAAGGCGGAATACAAGGAAGCCGATGCTCGTTTCTATTCCCCCCTCGTGCGCAGTATAGCTTCCCGGGAGCAGATCTCTCCCGAAGAATTGAGCAGAATCCCCGGTACAGGTCGTAATGGCCGTGTGCGGAAACAGGATATTCTTGCCTGGGTACAGAGCCGGGCAAAACAACCGGAAGTCGCTAAGACGGAGATAAAATCTGCTCCGGAAACTATTGCCGAAAAAGCCAAACCTTCGGTTTCTGTCTGGCCCGGAGATGAAGTGATTGAAATGGACCGGGTAAGAAAACTTATAGCCGATCATATGGTGATGTCGAAACGAACCGCTGCACATGTCACCAACATACTGGAGGCTGATGTGACAGAGCTGGTGATGTGGCGAAACAGAGTGAAAGATGAATTCGAAGCCAGAGAGAAACAGAAATTCACTTTTATGCCAGCGGTTACGCAGGCAGTAGCCCGTGCTCTGAGAGATTTCCCCAGGGTTAATATTTCGGTTGACGGCTATAATATCATTATGCGAAAAGCTGTCAATATAGGAATAGCAGTGGCTACCCCCGACGGAAATCTTATTGTCCCTGTGGTTAAAAATGCCGATCAGCTTAGCCTTACCGGGCTGGCCCTTGAAATCAACCGCCTGGCCGATTTGGCCCGCAAGGGCAAGCTCAGCCCCGACGATATTCAGGGTGGAACTTTTTCTATTACCAACTTTGGTACATTCCGCAACCTGATGGGAACACCGGTAATCAATCAGCCGCAGGCAGCCATTCTTGCCGTAGGCACCATTGAGAAAAAACCCGCCGTACTTGAAACCCCGTCAGGCGACGTGATTGCTATACGCCACAAAATGTATCTCTCTCTTACATACGATCACCGGGCTATCGACGGGGCGTTGGGCGGTGCTTTCCTCCGAAGAGTGGCCGATTACCTCGAAAAATTTGACACTACTGCAAAGGTTTGAATCATTAATTACCTGATAATATGAACGAACAGAAAAAATACCACATTAAAAAAACATCAAAGGAAATACTGGAAAAATGGTTTTATCTCATGACCCTCGGACGAAATCTTGACGAGCGGGCACCGAATTACCTGAAACAGGCTATTGGATGGTCGTATCATGCCCCCTACGCCGGACATGATGGAATCCAGCTCGCCATAGGGCAGGTATTCCGGAAAGGCTTTGATCATTTGTTCCCCTACTACCGCGATATGCTGACAGCGATCTCAGCCGGTCTGACCGCTGAAGAAATCATCCTCAACGGAATCAGCAAGGATACAGATGTAGCGGGTGGCGGCAGACACATGTCGAACCATTTTGCCAAACCGGCATGGAATATTCATAATGTTTCCTCTGCTACCGGCAATCATACATTGCATGCGGTTGGTGTGGCCCGTGCCATGAAATACTACAAGCATAACGGCGTGGCCATCTCTTCGCAGGGAGAATCTTCCCTTTCCGAAGGTTATGTTTATGAAGCTATTAATGGTGCTTCAAGAGAAAAATTGCCGGTGCTCTTTGTCGTTCAGGATAACGGTTTTGGTATATCTGTTCCGAAATACGAACAGACAGCCAACCGCAAGGCGGTAAACAACTTCAGCGGTATCAAAAACCTGAAAATATTTTTCTGCAACGGAAAAGATGTATTCGATTCCATGAATACCATGGAAGAAGCCCATCAATGGGTTCTCGAAAATCAGATGCCGGCCATAGTGCACGCAAACTGCGTCAGGATTCATTCCCATTCCAATTCTGACCGGCACGAACTCTACCGCGACCAGAACGAACTGAACTATGTGATGGAATACGACCCTCTTGCCAAATTCCGTCGCCTTCTTTTGCGGTATAACCGATTTACCGAAGAGGAACTTGTGGCTATTGAACAGAAGGTTAAGGAAGAGGTGAAGGAAGCTCACAGAAAAGCTATGAGCGCTCCTGACCCCGATCCGTCTTCCATATTTGATTTTGTCGTCCCCGAACCGTATATGCCCGAAAAATTCCCCGACGGAACCCATACATTTGAAGGGGAAAAGAAAAAGCTGATTGAAGCTCTTAATGAAACATTGAAGGAGGAATTCAGGTACAATCCCGATACCTTTCTCTGGGGTCAGGATGTGGCCCATAAGGAAAAGGGCGGGGTATTCAATGTCACCAAAGGACTTCAGAAAGAATTTGGAAAGGAACGGGTTTTTAATGCCCCCATTGCCGAAGATTATATTGTGGGTACTGCCAACGGAATGAGCCGCTTTGACCAGAAAATCAGAATCGTAATTGAAGGAGCAGAATTTGCCGATTATTTCTGGCCGGCCATGGAACAACTGGTCGATACATCTCATGATTACTGGCGAAGTAAGGGCCAGTTTTCGCCCAACATCACCATTCGCCTTGCCTCCGGCGGGTATATCGGAGGAGGTCTTTATCATTCGCAAACCATTGAGGGAGTTTTGACTACATTCCCTGGAATACGCGTTGTATATCCGTCGTTCGCCGACGATGCCGCCGGATTATTGCGCACTGCCATCAGGTCAAAAGGTGTCACTATGTTCCTTGAACCCAAAGCTCTTTATAATGCTCCCAAAGCGGCTACATCCATCCCTACTGATTTTGAGGTGCCTTTTGGAAAGGCCAGAATTCGAAGGGAAGGGGCTGATCTGACCGTTGTTACTTATGGAAATACCACCCATATGTGCCTTGAAGCCGCCGCTATGCTGAATGAAAAGCATGGTGCATCAGCTGAAGTGATTGACCTGCGTTCACTAAACCCGCTTGATGAAGAGACCATTCTTGCCTCGGTGAAAAAAACCGGGAAAGTCTTGGTTGTTCACGAAGACAAAGTCTTTGCAGGTTTCGGTGGGGAGGTTGCTGCCATAATAGCCGATAAAGCATTTGAATACCTTGATGCTCCGGTAAAGAGGGTAGGAGCAACTTATACTCCCGTAGGATTTAACCGGATTCTCGAAAAAGCCATTCTTCCTGATACGGACAAAATTTATACAGCAATGGAAGATCTGTTTTTTTTCTGATTCGTTGAACAGGAGAGAATTCCCTATCAGAAAAAATGAACGACAAGGATTAAATCTATGGTGTTTACAACAAAAAGCAAATAAAAATATCCGAAATGAAGAAAATAGCACTTATTTACAGCTTCAATACAAAAAAAACAGCCATCATAGCCGGGAAAATCCTCGAACGATTTGGCCCGGAACTGATTGAACCAATTAATGCTGAAGACATTGACGAAAAAACTTTTCTTTCATATGACAATTTGATTCTCGGAGTGCCAACCTGGTTTGACGGAGAATTGCCCAACTACTGGGATGAATTTGTACCTGCCCTCGAAGAAATGGACCTGAGCGGAAAAAAAATCGCCATTTTTGGGCTGGGTGATCAGGTGGGGTATCCGGAAAATTTCCTTGATGCCGTTGGCATTATGGCAGACCTTCTGGAGTCCAGAGGAGCCACCGTTGTAGGTTATACCTCGGCCGATGGGTATACCTTTGAACATTCCAGGGCACTTCGTAACGGCAAATTCTGCGGGCTTGCCATTGATTTTGAAAACCAGAACAAACTCACTGATGAACGCATCAACCAATGGGTTGAACAGTTGCGCAGGGAGTTTGAAATGGTTTAGGCCTGGGCTGGCTCTTTTCCTGTTCTAATATCCTGATCAGAGGATAATTAGTATTTAGGTTCCGATTTTTTAGTCTGAATGACTGTTTGAAAGATACTCTTTTTGTATCTTTACAGTTGTGGATTCAATTCTGAAAATACGGAACCGCATTTTCATTTTGTTTCTTGGCTTGCTCCTCGTAACTGACGGAGAAAGCCAGATTATCCCATTTAGAAATTATTCCATCAGGGAAGGGCTTCCTCAGAATTCTGTCGTCGCCGTATTTCAGGATTCAAAGGGCTATCTTTGGTTTGGAACTCAGGTGGGTATTGCCCGTTTTGACGGAAAATCCTTCAGGAACTATAACATATCTTCCGGTCTGTGCGGAAATACAGTTACTTCAATCCTTGAAGATAAAAAAGGCCAGCTGTGGATAGCTTCCCATGACGGTGGTGTTTCTGTGAGAAAAAAAGAGGTGTTTTATACCTTAAATAAAGACAGCGGGCTTGTTTCGAACGACATTAAATCTCTGTACCTCGATTCAGAGAATTCGGTCTGGTGTCTTTCAGAAAGCGGAATTTCTGTGATTTCATCCAATGGCATAACCAGTTTTACTGACCAGAACGGATTACCACATAACAACATTCTTGCCTGGTTTGAAGATTCAAAAAAGAGAATATGGGTTGGCACGCAAAATGGTGTTGCTGTATATGACGGAGAAAAGTGGACTTCCTTTACAACTGAAGTTGCCTATCAGATAGAAGGCAGGATTGAGAGCGTAGTATGGGCCATTGCTGAAGATGAAAAAGGGAAAATATGGATAGGAACACAGGGCGGGGGAGTGTTCGTTTATGACGGAAAAAATTTCCGCCATTTCACACAAAAAGATGGCCTTTCCGGAAACTATGTGCTCTCGATGGCTCAGGCACCCGATAAAACACTCTGGATGGGCCATTTCAGACAGGGTCTTACCCATTTCGACGGGGAGAAATTTCATGCCTATGCTACAACCCTGATCCCTAATGACTATATTCTGGGAATACAATTTGACCACCGGGGCCGCATTTGGGCAAGAACCTTACAGTCAGGGGTTGTTACAGGCACACCTGGCCAGTTCAGGATCCTTGGAAAACCAAACGGTCTTATTGACGACCGCGTTCAGGATATATGCATTGATGGTTCGGGAAACATCTGGATTGGAACCCTTGGTGGCGTTTCTATGTATGGTAAGGGCATTTTTGAAATCTATAATACTTCCTGCGGATTACCTGATAATAATATTGTCAGTGTTGCCTGCACCCATGACCAGAATGTATGGCTTGGCACCTACAATGAACTGGTGAGGCTTCAGGGGAACCGCATTACGGTATTTCCGCAAACCAGGGGACTTTATGAAAGTGTGATTCTGAGCCTGTTCGAAGACAGCCGCCATCAGCTATGGATAGGTTCCTACGGTTCACTGGTAAAACGTACCGCAGGTAGCATGGTCAAAATTAAGGCAGATGAACTGTATCATGGTGACAATGGAATTTATTCCCTTTCGGAAGACAAAAACGGAAATTTATGGCTTGCCACGGAATCAGGAGCATGGAAATTCGACGGTAAATCATTGGTACGATTTGGCTTGCAGGAGGGCCTTTCCGGAGAAAATGTGAAGAAGATCCTTCCGGATGGCAGAAATAATCTATGGTTTGTTACAACTGAGGGATTGACTGTAAAAACGCCGCACCGAATTCAGACATTTACTGCCCGCAACGGACTGCCTTCCGACGCCTGCACTGACATTGCTGCTGCCGGTGACAGCCTTTTCTGGATAGGCACGGAAGGGGGATTGGTTGAGATTGTCCCGGCTGCTGATACCTTCAGAATACGAAAGGTATATTCGCTCCAGAACGGATTAGCCTCCAATACCATTTATTTGCTCCTGTTCGACAGG from Bacteroidales bacterium harbors:
- a CDS encoding 2-oxo acid dehydrogenase subunit E2, coding for MALFEIKMPKMGESIEEATITKWFVKEGDMVQEDDVLLEIATDKVDSEIPSPVAGKVAKILFKVNDLVPVGKVVALIDTEGGAGTTGSSAAATSVVEETKQPEAQPKAPASKAEYKEADARFYSPLVRSIASREQISPEELSRIPGTGRNGRVRKQDILAWVQSRAKQPEVAKTEIKSAPETIAEKAKPSVSVWPGDEVIEMDRVRKLIADHMVMSKRTAAHVTNILEADVTELVMWRNRVKDEFEAREKQKFTFMPAVTQAVARALRDFPRVNISVDGYNIIMRKAVNIGIAVATPDGNLIVPVVKNADQLSLTGLALEINRLADLARKGKLSPDDIQGGTFSITNFGTFRNLMGTPVINQPQAAILAVGTIEKKPAVLETPSGDVIAIRHKMYLSLTYDHRAIDGALGGAFLRRVADYLEKFDTTAKV
- a CDS encoding 2-oxoisovalerate dehydrogenase, with the translated sequence MNEQKKYHIKKTSKEILEKWFYLMTLGRNLDERAPNYLKQAIGWSYHAPYAGHDGIQLAIGQVFRKGFDHLFPYYRDMLTAISAGLTAEEIILNGISKDTDVAGGGRHMSNHFAKPAWNIHNVSSATGNHTLHAVGVARAMKYYKHNGVAISSQGESSLSEGYVYEAINGASREKLPVLFVVQDNGFGISVPKYEQTANRKAVNNFSGIKNLKIFFCNGKDVFDSMNTMEEAHQWVLENQMPAIVHANCVRIHSHSNSDRHELYRDQNELNYVMEYDPLAKFRRLLLRYNRFTEEELVAIEQKVKEEVKEAHRKAMSAPDPDPSSIFDFVVPEPYMPEKFPDGTHTFEGEKKKLIEALNETLKEEFRYNPDTFLWGQDVAHKEKGGVFNVTKGLQKEFGKERVFNAPIAEDYIVGTANGMSRFDQKIRIVIEGAEFADYFWPAMEQLVDTSHDYWRSKGQFSPNITIRLASGGYIGGGLYHSQTIEGVLTTFPGIRVVYPSFADDAAGLLRTAIRSKGVTMFLEPKALYNAPKAATSIPTDFEVPFGKARIRREGADLTVVTYGNTTHMCLEAAAMLNEKHGASAEVIDLRSLNPLDEETILASVKKTGKVLVVHEDKVFAGFGGEVAAIIADKAFEYLDAPVKRVGATYTPVGFNRILEKAILPDTDKIYTAMEDLFFF
- a CDS encoding flavodoxin; translated protein: MKKIALIYSFNTKKTAIIAGKILERFGPELIEPINAEDIDEKTFLSYDNLILGVPTWFDGELPNYWDEFVPALEEMDLSGKKIAIFGLGDQVGYPENFLDAVGIMADLLESRGATVVGYTSADGYTFEHSRALRNGKFCGLAIDFENQNKLTDERINQWVEQLRREFEMV
- a CDS encoding SpoIIE family protein phosphatase → MDSILKIRNRIFILFLGLLLVTDGESQIIPFRNYSIREGLPQNSVVAVFQDSKGYLWFGTQVGIARFDGKSFRNYNISSGLCGNTVTSILEDKKGQLWIASHDGGVSVRKKEVFYTLNKDSGLVSNDIKSLYLDSENSVWCLSESGISVISSNGITSFTDQNGLPHNNILAWFEDSKKRIWVGTQNGVAVYDGEKWTSFTTEVAYQIEGRIESVVWAIAEDEKGKIWIGTQGGGVFVYDGKNFRHFTQKDGLSGNYVLSMAQAPDKTLWMGHFRQGLTHFDGEKFHAYATTLIPNDYILGIQFDHRGRIWARTLQSGVVTGTPGQFRILGKPNGLIDDRVQDICIDGSGNIWIGTLGGVSMYGKGIFEIYNTSCGLPDNNIVSVACTHDQNVWLGTYNELVRLQGNRITVFPQTRGLYESVILSLFEDSRHQLWIGSYGSLVKRTAGSMVKIKADELYHGDNGIYSLSEDKNGNLWLATESGAWKFDGKSLVRFGLQEGLSGENVKKILPDGRNNLWFVTTEGLTVKTPHRIQTFTARNGLPSDACTDIAAAGDSLFWIGTEGGLVEIVPAADTFRIRKVYSLQNGLASNTIYLLLFDRQKSLWIGHEKGLNRIDILTQKIFYYGASDGFLPVETNLNAVSMDARNHIWFGTVGGAVEYFPENDILASDAPKTYITGIRLSGTDVPIGNYIRQVDSLTGLPLDLKLPYNRSSLIFDFVGLHYTIPEKVKYQYKLDGYDEQWSEPVTQNFAEYKKLPNGHYRFLVKACNSDGIWNPEPVSFSFQIKPPFWKTPWFVLIVVALGVAVIVEIIRYRERKLQEDKRILEQKVRERTAQIEQQKKEIEEKNEELQQQQLEILAQRDEIERQRDIATQQRDQIALQKKEITDSIHYASRIQSAIIPSRETVLSVLPEHFILFMPRDIVSGDFYWVTKHDNRIVIAATDCTGHGVPGAFMSMLGVTLLNEIVNKEDTFQASLILDKLRENVKITLSQTGKEDEAKDGMDIALCVADTQNHTMQFAGANNPLYIIREGELIEYKGDNMPIGIHAGEERPFTNHIIDVKPGDRFYIFSDGFADQFGGPEGSKFKAKPFKRLLQQIHSYPMEKQHELLLDAFLQWKGNLDQVDDVLVIGFCLK